In one Gemmatimonadota bacterium genomic region, the following are encoded:
- the bioD gene encoding dethiobiotin synthase yields MIGIGVTGTDTGIGKTIVARSIVAALRASFARVAAMKPVESGCTEDAESLWRATGMAYPMEYVGPVSLAEPLAPLVAARRANTPVDLGVIDDAFERLCADSDAIVVEGAGGLLVPITEEESYATLFRRWRLDLVIVAPNRLGTVNHTLLTVRAAREFGIRIRAVVLNTITDQQDGLPERTNLELIRELLPNIRVIPFAYTRTPDDASNISLTSLGLDDAP; encoded by the coding sequence GTGATCGGCATAGGCGTGACGGGAACCGACACGGGGATCGGCAAGACAATCGTGGCTCGCTCGATAGTGGCGGCATTGCGCGCCAGCTTCGCGCGAGTCGCGGCGATGAAGCCGGTTGAGAGCGGCTGTACCGAAGACGCGGAGTCGCTGTGGCGTGCGACGGGAATGGCGTATCCAATGGAATATGTCGGCCCGGTTTCACTCGCCGAGCCGCTGGCGCCACTGGTTGCAGCGCGGCGCGCGAATACTCCGGTCGATCTTGGCGTGATCGACGACGCGTTCGAGCGTCTATGCGCCGATAGCGACGCCATTGTCGTCGAGGGTGCGGGTGGTTTGCTCGTACCGATTACCGAGGAGGAGTCTTACGCCACGCTGTTCAGGCGCTGGCGTCTGGATCTCGTGATAGTCGCGCCAAACAGGCTCGGCACTGTGAATCACACATTGTTGACCGTGCGCGCCGCAAGGGAGTTCGGTATCCGAATTCGCGCGGTCGTGCTGAACACGATTACGGATCAACAAGATGGCCTGCCAGAGCGTACCAACCTGGAATTGATCAGGGAATTGTTGCCGAACATTCGCGTCATTCCATTCGCCTACACGCGAACTCCGGATGACGCATCGAACATATCACTTACAAGTCTTGGACTCGATGATGCACCATGA
- a CDS encoding DEAD/DEAH box helicase gives MTSPRAVHDRYLPPDHEAFVAAEPPNGRVIVIAPTRAACETIELALALHLETVLAREHGTEIQRLAESGAGFGIVAGTGTGKTLAIRPIAETILKTKDLRVGVVNREREATPETPTWNVIIVTTGIARRWFQDDDIRATDTLIVDEIHQTSAELELCLALGKRVGCRYIWLSATVDPSFYAEYLGSASVIESSAFDPAKAATVKVINRDPLEFLDEKFLRAVFKERRGVGVFLPTRAGVEQAAESVHAAFPRINTAFYHGGEPIRVIRPFLEGTEKKPYVLAMTAAGQSALNVRGLDTVVIDDTRFTNIIERGKNVLSKLHLGSNEILQMAGRVHGRVDGGRVFILSDRAIDFKSLQPTAPEFQLAGDSERVALTCAALGVRADALDLPVPLDRVSYRKALALLDDRGIVENGKLTTYGKSVEALPVDRPWAELLVNADDDLIPYVAVISGIESLHRMTREERDLDGLLVPGSDHLTAYNVYAEALSKCGFTGEVYGLPRHQFDDSVLEWAERRGVLVKSIEDAALGMASVYRSLGMPLPAKLPFARDHTYKQFAELLARTMPFDLVIDEQTRDGGNARVSKTSVCGSWGAIAGSLRYFAGKNGEPRAGIEGTQIPDSLIRKYATRSKPQLMYDAHRKHDQLVLFSRVEYFGFELDREIEPVREFPPELAAEARHILAQAAAREEARQVSVKRNHAAINAVREAYRRSGGATPRLGFDELTALYENQLADVNSVEEFRNARLTVDPDEFVSPEERARLSLLPDMVLVRDREAWIDYDVEENADGSRTGVARLRLPEKIARTLTEAELPVLDRPLRFSVVRGQRGAVKADTLDELQELLDRPWSQDEITQERKRDDRKKPQLDRRPFHGKHPHGAGKRNDPRGRGRRGR, from the coding sequence GTGACCTCTCCGCGCGCGGTCCATGACCGCTACCTGCCGCCGGACCACGAAGCATTCGTGGCTGCCGAGCCGCCCAATGGGCGGGTGATCGTCATCGCACCCACGCGCGCGGCCTGTGAGACGATCGAGCTGGCGCTGGCGCTCCATCTTGAGACAGTCCTCGCCCGCGAGCACGGTACGGAGATTCAGCGACTGGCCGAAAGCGGCGCGGGGTTCGGGATCGTTGCCGGCACGGGTACAGGGAAGACACTTGCGATCCGACCGATCGCCGAGACGATCCTCAAGACGAAAGATCTCCGCGTCGGCGTCGTTAACCGCGAGCGCGAGGCGACCCCGGAAACGCCGACGTGGAACGTCATAATCGTCACTACCGGCATCGCGCGGCGCTGGTTTCAGGACGACGACATTCGCGCGACCGACACGCTGATCGTCGATGAAATCCACCAGACCTCCGCCGAGCTCGAGCTGTGCCTTGCCCTCGGCAAGCGCGTTGGATGCCGCTACATCTGGCTCTCCGCGACGGTCGATCCATCCTTCTACGCCGAGTACCTAGGCTCGGCGTCGGTGATCGAGAGCAGCGCATTCGATCCTGCCAAGGCGGCGACGGTCAAGGTCATCAACAGGGATCCGCTCGAATTTCTGGACGAGAAATTTCTGCGCGCGGTGTTCAAGGAACGGCGGGGCGTTGGAGTGTTTCTTCCCACGCGCGCAGGTGTGGAGCAGGCGGCAGAATCGGTGCACGCGGCGTTTCCACGGATCAATACTGCGTTCTACCACGGCGGTGAGCCGATTCGCGTGATTCGGCCGTTCCTCGAAGGAACGGAGAAGAAACCGTACGTGCTCGCGATGACGGCTGCGGGCCAGAGCGCACTCAACGTGCGCGGGCTGGATACCGTCGTGATCGACGACACCCGCTTCACCAACATCATCGAGCGTGGCAAGAACGTGCTCAGCAAGCTGCACCTCGGCAGCAACGAGATATTGCAGATGGCGGGGCGCGTACACGGCCGCGTGGATGGCGGTCGCGTTTTCATACTGAGCGATCGCGCAATCGATTTCAAATCGCTGCAACCGACTGCGCCAGAATTTCAGCTCGCCGGTGATTCGGAGCGTGTCGCACTCACCTGCGCAGCTCTCGGAGTTCGCGCGGATGCACTGGATCTTCCGGTTCCTCTCGATCGCGTCTCGTATCGCAAGGCGCTGGCGCTGCTCGACGATCGCGGCATAGTAGAGAACGGCAAGCTTACGACTTACGGAAAGTCGGTCGAAGCGCTGCCTGTGGATCGTCCGTGGGCGGAGCTGCTCGTGAATGCCGACGATGACCTCATCCCGTATGTCGCGGTCATCAGCGGCATCGAGTCCTTGCATCGCATGACGCGCGAGGAGCGCGATCTCGATGGACTCCTCGTGCCGGGAAGCGATCATCTCACTGCGTATAATGTGTACGCCGAAGCGTTGTCCAAATGCGGCTTCACGGGCGAGGTGTACGGACTTCCCCGGCATCAATTCGACGATTCGGTGCTGGAATGGGCCGAGCGACGCGGCGTGCTCGTGAAGTCGATCGAGGACGCTGCGCTCGGCATGGCAAGCGTGTATCGCAGTCTCGGAATGCCGCTGCCGGCCAAGCTGCCATTCGCGCGCGATCATACCTACAAGCAATTCGCGGAACTGCTCGCGCGCACGATGCCATTCGATCTCGTGATCGACGAGCAGACGCGCGACGGAGGCAACGCGCGCGTCTCCAAGACGAGCGTGTGCGGGAGCTGGGGTGCCATTGCGGGAAGTCTGCGTTACTTCGCCGGCAAGAATGGCGAGCCACGCGCCGGAATCGAAGGGACGCAGATCCCGGACAGCCTCATCCGGAAGTACGCCACCCGCAGCAAGCCGCAGCTGATGTACGATGCGCACCGCAAGCACGACCAGCTGGTGTTGTTCAGCCGGGTGGAATATTTCGGCTTCGAGCTCGATCGCGAGATCGAGCCCGTGCGCGAGTTTCCGCCCGAGCTGGCCGCCGAGGCGCGCCACATTCTCGCGCAGGCTGCCGCGCGCGAGGAGGCTCGGCAGGTGTCGGTCAAGCGCAACCACGCAGCTATCAACGCAGTGCGTGAGGCGTATCGGCGATCGGGCGGCGCAACGCCGCGATTGGGATTCGACGAGCTGACCGCACTGTACGAGAATCAGCTCGCAGATGTGAATTCCGTCGAGGAGTTTCGCAACGCTCGGCTGACGGTCGATCCAGACGAGTTCGTGTCGCCGGAAGAACGCGCGCGACTGTCGCTGTTGCCCGATATGGTCCTCGTGCGCGATCGCGAGGCGTGGATCGATTACGACGTCGAGGAGAATGCCGACGGATCGCGCACGGGCGTCGCGCGATTGAGGTTGCCGGAGAAGATAGCCCGCACGCTCACCGAGGCCGAGCTGCCGGTACTGGACCGTCCGCTCCGATTCAGCGTCGTGCGTGGGCAGCGCGGTGCCGTGAAGGCCGATACATTGGACGAGCTTCAGGAGCTTCTCGACCGACCGTGGTCACAGGATGAGATCACACAAGAGAGAAAACGTGACGACAGAAAAAAGCCGCAACTTGATCGCCGCCCATTTCACGGAAAACATCCGCACGGTGCAGGCAAGCGCAACGATCCTCGCGGACGCGGCCGGCGCGGCAGGTGA
- a CDS encoding 4-hydroxy-3-methylbut-2-enyl diphosphate reductase, translated as MTAPTTPPTYFRKGFGLKADVEEELATAYDGRLVDLLKERDFSISSGGVTVRLARQFGFCYGVERAVEYAYQTRKKFPDKKIYLAGEIIHNPHINSRLSEAGVIFLKHNANTNEASFDFSIVNPDDVVLLPAFGVTVADFATLRERGCVMVDTTCGSVLNVWKRVESYARDGYTALIHGKFYHEETRATASQVMKYPGGQYLIVRDMDEVRIVCDFLEGKRTADEIRAKFSPHAASPEFDPDRDLKRIGVANQTTMLASESLAIAAETQAAMARGHGEEYAAANFRTFDTICSATQDRQDAVQEMLLDPPDVMVVVGGYNSSNTISLAAMCADKVPTYHIEDAACIDVEAGVIHHRLRQGRDDVATPAWLPETGDVVVGITAGASTPNNKIAETVARVFASRGVDPATIR; from the coding sequence ATGACGGCCCCGACGACCCCTCCAACATACTTCCGCAAAGGCTTCGGCCTCAAGGCTGACGTGGAGGAGGAGCTGGCGACCGCGTACGACGGGCGTCTGGTCGATCTGCTCAAGGAGCGCGACTTCTCGATCAGCTCCGGCGGCGTGACAGTCCGGCTGGCGCGTCAGTTTGGTTTCTGTTACGGCGTCGAGCGCGCCGTCGAGTACGCCTATCAGACGCGCAAGAAGTTCCCGGACAAGAAGATCTACCTTGCGGGCGAGATCATCCACAACCCGCACATCAACAGTCGGCTGAGCGAAGCCGGCGTGATCTTCCTCAAGCACAACGCCAACACCAACGAAGCGTCGTTCGATTTCAGCATCGTTAATCCGGATGATGTGGTTCTGCTTCCGGCTTTCGGTGTGACAGTGGCCGATTTCGCGACTCTGCGCGAGCGCGGCTGCGTGATGGTCGACACGACATGCGGCTCGGTCCTCAACGTCTGGAAGCGCGTGGAGAGCTACGCGCGTGACGGCTACACCGCCCTCATTCATGGCAAGTTCTACCACGAAGAGACGCGCGCCACGGCGTCGCAGGTGATGAAATATCCGGGCGGTCAGTACCTGATCGTGCGGGACATGGACGAGGTGCGCATCGTCTGCGATTTCCTGGAAGGGAAGCGCACCGCCGACGAGATCCGCGCCAAGTTCTCGCCGCACGCGGCGTCGCCCGAATTCGATCCGGATCGCGACCTCAAGCGGATCGGCGTGGCCAATCAGACCACCATGCTCGCGAGCGAGAGTCTTGCGATCGCCGCCGAGACGCAGGCTGCCATGGCGCGCGGGCACGGCGAGGAATATGCCGCCGCGAATTTCCGCACCTTCGACACGATCTGCTCGGCGACCCAGGACCGGCAGGACGCGGTACAGGAGATGTTGCTCGACCCGCCGGACGTCATGGTCGTCGTGGGCGGCTACAACTCGAGCAACACGATCTCGCTCGCGGCCATGTGCGCGGACAAGGTTCCGACGTATCACATCGAGGACGCGGCGTGCATCGACGTGGAGGCCGGCGTCATTCACCACCGTCTCCGCCAGGGCCGCGACGACGTCGCCACGCCAGCCTGGCTCCCGGAGACGGGGGATGTGGTGGTGGGGATCACCGCGGGTGCGAGTACGCCGAACAACAAGATCGCCGAAACGGTCGCGAGAGTATTTGCCTCGCGCGGCGTGGATCCGGCGACGATCCGGTAG
- the bioB gene encoding biotin synthase BioB, protein MMHHDWNALADEALDGRIISHESARAVLAAHDDELLSQLAAAYRVRRHYWSNKVRLHFLLNAQSGLCPEDCHYCSQSKISTADIEKYPLLAREKILDAAERAATLKAGTFCLVISGRAPGERVFGKILDAVGEIKANHDLRVCACLGLLNDDQAHRLKAAGVDTVNHNLNTSESYHGEICTTHTFEDRKTTIRNVHEAGISSCSGGIIGMGESDDDIIDLALSLREMDVSSVPVNFLIPIDGTPLAGINELNPRRCLRVLCLYRFLLPSKKIRIAGGREVHLKSLQPLGLYPANSLFIGDYLTTAGQEARADLEMIRDAGFVLEAPDGTVLDGDPLAGLDDYLAAMPAVGYAAAEGPHGS, encoded by the coding sequence ATGATGCACCATGATTGGAACGCCCTCGCCGACGAAGCGCTCGACGGACGAATCATATCGCACGAATCAGCCCGTGCAGTGCTTGCAGCGCATGACGACGAGCTGTTGTCGCAACTTGCGGCCGCGTATCGCGTGCGCCGGCATTACTGGTCCAACAAGGTACGGCTGCACTTTCTGCTGAATGCGCAGAGCGGACTCTGTCCTGAGGACTGCCATTACTGCTCGCAGTCGAAGATTTCCACCGCGGACATCGAGAAGTATCCGCTGCTCGCTCGTGAGAAGATCCTCGATGCAGCAGAGCGTGCTGCGACTCTCAAGGCTGGAACCTTCTGTCTCGTGATAAGCGGCAGGGCGCCGGGCGAGCGCGTGTTCGGCAAGATTCTCGACGCAGTGGGTGAGATAAAGGCAAATCACGACTTGAGAGTGTGCGCGTGTCTCGGGCTGCTGAACGACGATCAGGCTCATCGTCTCAAGGCCGCCGGCGTCGATACGGTGAATCACAATCTCAACACCAGCGAGAGCTATCACGGCGAGATCTGCACGACTCACACGTTCGAGGATCGCAAGACGACGATCCGGAATGTGCACGAGGCGGGAATCTCGAGCTGCTCGGGCGGTATCATCGGGATGGGCGAGAGCGACGACGACATAATCGACCTGGCTCTGTCGCTGCGCGAGATGGATGTATCGAGTGTTCCGGTCAATTTTCTGATTCCGATCGACGGAACGCCGCTTGCTGGCATCAACGAGCTCAATCCGCGCCGCTGTCTCAGAGTGCTGTGTCTCTACCGGTTTCTGTTGCCGAGCAAGAAGATCCGCATCGCTGGCGGCCGCGAAGTGCACCTGAAATCGCTGCAACCGCTCGGGTTGTACCCCGCGAACTCCCTGTTCATCGGTGACTATCTCACTACCGCGGGTCAGGAAGCCAGGGCGGATCTGGAGATGATCCGCGACGCCGGCTTCGTACTGGAAGCGCCCGACGGCACGGTACTGGACGGCGATCCGCTGGCCGGACTGGACGATTATCTCGCCGCGATGCCGGCTGTCGGGTACGCGGCGGCCGAGGGACCGCACGGATCGTGA
- the bioF gene encoding 8-amino-7-oxononanoate synthase: MRTVTRGEGVEMLQDGRRVVDFSSNDYLGLAGDPRIARAAVQALTTGSTGAAAARLISGTQAAHVELEREIARFKGTEAALLFPSGYAANVGTIQAIAGRRDVIYADQLNHASLIDGARLSRAEVRVFPHMDLAALRTMLEADAGTFRRRLIVVDGVFSMDGDIFPLAELVSIAREFSAWTYVDDAHATGVLGANGRGSAEHCGVEGEIDVIMGTLGKAVGTIGAFVCGSSVLIEYLMNRARSFIFTTASPPALAAATLQALRIVNSEPERRTMLRSNARYLRAGLREIGHSSTGEDDGYIVPIALGESERTTSVGNALREAGYLVGAVRPPTVPMGQSRLRITVSAAHNASHIDGLVGAIAAVLN, translated from the coding sequence ATGCGCACGGTGACGCGTGGAGAGGGCGTCGAGATGCTGCAGGACGGCAGACGCGTCGTCGACTTCTCATCCAACGACTATCTCGGACTGGCGGGAGATCCACGTATCGCGCGCGCTGCCGTCCAGGCATTGACGACTGGCAGCACTGGAGCCGCCGCGGCACGCCTCATCTCCGGAACCCAGGCCGCTCACGTCGAGCTCGAGCGCGAGATCGCGAGATTCAAGGGCACTGAAGCGGCACTGCTTTTCCCGAGCGGATACGCTGCCAACGTCGGAACCATCCAGGCAATTGCAGGACGTCGCGACGTCATCTACGCCGACCAGCTCAACCACGCCTCGCTCATAGACGGAGCGCGTCTCTCCAGAGCCGAAGTGCGGGTCTTTCCACACATGGATCTCGCGGCCTTGCGTACGATGCTCGAGGCCGACGCCGGCACCTTTCGCCGGAGGCTGATCGTGGTCGATGGTGTGTTCTCCATGGACGGCGACATCTTTCCGCTCGCCGAACTCGTCTCGATCGCGCGGGAATTCAGTGCGTGGACCTACGTCGATGACGCACATGCGACGGGCGTGCTCGGCGCCAACGGACGAGGATCGGCGGAGCATTGTGGTGTGGAAGGTGAGATCGACGTGATCATGGGGACGCTGGGGAAGGCGGTTGGTACGATCGGTGCCTTCGTTTGTGGATCGAGTGTGTTGATAGAATACCTGATGAATCGTGCACGCTCATTCATCTTCACCACCGCGTCGCCGCCGGCGCTCGCGGCTGCGACACTCCAAGCGCTGCGCATCGTAAACTCCGAGCCCGAGCGACGGACCATGCTGCGCAGCAACGCTCGCTATCTGCGCGCCGGGCTGCGTGAGATCGGGCATTCTTCAACCGGTGAAGACGACGGCTACATCGTGCCGATAGCGCTGGGTGAGTCCGAGCGTACGACGTCGGTCGGCAATGCGTTGCGCGAAGCTGGATATCTCGTCGGAGCCGTTCGTCCACCAACGGTTCCCATGGGTCAGTCGCGTCTTCGCATCACGGTGAGCGCCGCACACAACGCCAGTCACATCGACGGGCTGGTCGGTGCGATTGCCGCGGTGCTGAATTGA
- a CDS encoding SIS domain-containing protein, translated as MQASATILADAAGAAGDALVAAVLGGKKILCFGNGGSATQASHMAGELIGRFKETRRPYAAIALGGDVGSVTCIANDFGYGALYERQIEGLASDGDVALGITTSGSSENVVRGLAMAAKKGAVTIALTGERGLVGCSADHVLAVPSSVTAHIQEVHLMLLHAWCIEIDAAVLGRR; from the coding sequence GTGCAGGCAAGCGCAACGATCCTCGCGGACGCGGCCGGCGCGGCAGGTGACGCGCTGGTAGCAGCGGTTCTGGGCGGAAAGAAGATTCTCTGCTTCGGAAACGGCGGCTCCGCGACTCAGGCGAGCCACATGGCGGGCGAGCTCATTGGCCGGTTCAAGGAGACCCGTCGCCCTTACGCGGCTATTGCACTTGGCGGCGACGTCGGATCGGTCACGTGCATCGCCAATGACTTCGGTTACGGCGCATTGTACGAGCGCCAGATCGAGGGACTCGCGAGCGACGGGGACGTCGCGCTCGGGATCACCACCAGCGGCTCGTCCGAGAACGTCGTTCGCGGGCTGGCCATGGCGGCAAAGAAAGGCGCGGTAACGATTGCGCTCACCGGCGAGCGCGGACTGGTTGGATGCAGTGCCGATCATGTCCTTGCGGTCCCGAGCAGTGTCACGGCGCACATTCAGGAGGTGCATCTGATGCTGCTGCACGCGTGGTGCATCGAGATCGACGCGGCGGTGCTGGGGCGGCGATAG
- a CDS encoding adenosylmethionine--8-amino-7-oxononanoate transaminase — protein MTTQLSDVVAADARHIWHPYTQHLGALPAIHATSASGAFIHTADGRRIFDAISSWWVTLHGHSHPAIVDAITRQAAMLDQIIFTSFTHEPAALFARDLVAILPKGLNRVFFSDDGSTAVEVAVKMALQYHANRGSKRSIVVALENAYHGDTFGAMSVSGRGTFTDPFSSLLFDVRRLPDPTTGDTVAAFDALLEREGSAIAALIVEPLLMGAGGMLMYDEATLAALRTRARDNGILFIADEVLTGFGRTGPLFACERAGIAPDIICLSKGLTGGTLPLGATVATDEIFDAFLSEDRHRTLFHGHSYTANPIACAVGRASLALLDDQCARRRQAIHDAHLAGIASVSSHPLARNPRTIGTVAAFDLAVGSGYLSPIGRDLAAFALQYDILLRPLGNVVYVLPPFCATPADLAAVYSVIGQFLESL, from the coding sequence TTGACGACGCAGTTGTCAGACGTCGTCGCCGCGGACGCGCGCCATATCTGGCACCCATACACGCAGCACCTGGGTGCGCTGCCGGCAATTCATGCAACCAGCGCGTCCGGCGCATTCATCCATACGGCGGACGGACGCAGGATATTCGACGCGATATCGTCGTGGTGGGTGACGCTGCACGGGCACTCGCATCCGGCGATCGTGGATGCGATTACCCGACAGGCCGCGATGCTGGATCAGATAATTTTCACCTCGTTCACGCACGAGCCGGCGGCGTTGTTCGCGCGCGATCTCGTCGCGATCCTGCCGAAAGGATTGAACCGCGTGTTCTTCTCGGACGATGGATCGACCGCAGTGGAAGTCGCTGTGAAGATGGCGCTGCAGTATCACGCGAATCGCGGTAGCAAGCGCTCGATCGTCGTCGCGCTCGAGAATGCGTATCACGGCGATACCTTCGGCGCGATGAGCGTGAGCGGGCGCGGAACATTTACGGATCCGTTCAGCTCGCTCCTGTTCGACGTCAGGCGGCTACCGGACCCCACGACGGGTGATACGGTTGCGGCATTCGATGCGCTGCTGGAGCGAGAGGGGAGCGCCATCGCGGCGCTGATCGTCGAGCCGTTGCTGATGGGTGCGGGCGGCATGTTGATGTATGACGAAGCAACGCTCGCCGCGCTGAGGACGCGCGCGCGTGACAACGGTATCCTCTTCATCGCGGACGAAGTGCTTACCGGGTTCGGCCGGACCGGGCCGCTGTTCGCGTGCGAGCGGGCCGGGATTGCACCGGACATCATCTGCCTGAGCAAGGGGCTCACCGGCGGCACGCTGCCGCTTGGCGCAACGGTCGCCACGGACGAGATATTCGACGCGTTCCTGAGCGAGGACAGACATCGCACGTTGTTCCACGGCCACTCGTACACGGCGAATCCGATCGCGTGTGCGGTAGGCCGCGCGTCGCTCGCTTTGCTGGATGACCAGTGCGCGCGGCGGCGTCAGGCGATTCACGATGCGCATCTCGCTGGAATCGCCAGCGTCTCATCGCATCCGCTGGCTCGGAATCCGCGAACGATCGGTACTGTAGCCGCGTTCGATCTGGCTGTCGGCAGCGGCTACCTGAGTCCGATCGGCAGAGATCTCGCAGCATTCGCGCTCCAGTACGACATCCTGCTGCGGCCGCTAGGGAATGTGGTGTACGTGCTTCCACCGTTCTGCGCGACTCCGGCGGATCTCGCCGCGGTTTATTCCGTGATCGGCCAGTTTCTGGAATCGCTGTGA